The Synechococcus sp. HK05 region GGACTGGCGGCTGAACCATCGGCGAAACCTGAGGCATCAGCGGCCGATGGGCTCGGCGCTGCCTTTACAGCCCTGAACCGCTGCAGCGCAACCCGAACGCAAGACAGCTGCCTGGCAGCCAAGAGTGCACTGGAGGCTCTGATCCGCCAGGAGGAATCGCCCGATGCACGGCTGAGCCGCCCCCGCTGCCTGGGGGCACTCACCCATGTGGAAACGGTGCTGGCTGCGTTTCGCTGGCGGCTCGAGAACAGCGCCAACCTGCAGAGCGTGATCGATGCGGCAACGGTGCAGTGCACCGATCCCTCAGCGACTGTCGGCCAGTAGATCAAGGGCGATGGCGAGCTGCTCCAGCAGCTCGCAGCAGCGCTCGTAGTGCAGCTCGGGCGCCAGGCTCACCGGCAGGGTTTCGATCAAATCAGCCAGCTCCCGCGTGCGCAGGGCGAGCAGGTTGGTGGAGAGAACAGCCATGGCAGCAACGACAACCCCAGAGGCGCCACCCCAAGCTTGAATTGCGATCTCATGAGTCCCGAACGAGATCAGCCAGGGGTTGCCGGTCGTGAGACACTCTCCTTGGCCCATTGGGTCGGCCCCCTGGAGAGGTGGTCGAGTGGTTGATGGCTCCGGTCTTGAAAACCGGCGAAGTGAAAGCTTCCGTGGGTTCGAATCCCACCCTCTCCGCTTCAATGTCAGCTCGAGTTCCCAAGCACAGCGAGGGCACTCGGGCTTTTTGTTGCTGCACATCCGGATCAGCCAAAGCAGCCTGGCGTGCGTGAACGAGCGGCTTCTCTGGCGCTGCCGGCACCCAATGCAAAGCACGCCGGCACGAGCCGCCGTGCCCCCTGGCAACACGCGGCCGTAGGCCGTGTCGTGCCACTCGCGGCTGAGATTGGCGGAATTTGAATCTTGCCGAATCCACTGCCATGGGCCAGTGAGATCAGAAAGTCTTCAGATTCGCCTCAGGTTCCCGCCGCCTGAGTGCAGCCGTTGACACACCAGCACCCGCTGCGGCGCGGTTGCATGGGCGTGGTATTCACCCCTGTATGGCCTACGAACCCGGAACGACCGATTGCCGCGTGCTGATCGACAGCAAGGCCCAGATCGAGGCGATCCTGCTCAACCTCGCCAAGCTGGAGCACACCGAACACATCCGCCAGCAGTTGGTGGCTGTGCACAACCAGCTGGAGGGGCTGCACGAGCTCAGGCGCCAGAAGCGCAGCGCCAGCCTCAGTGCCGCCTGATCCAGCTCAGGCCAGGCCGCTTAGGCTCACGCGATGATCTTTGACAACGACAAGCGGCCGGCCTGGCTCAACTGGCTGTTTCTTGCCATCTTCCTCTGGTCGAGCTGGCAGCTGGCTGGCATGTGGTTCAGCCAGCTTCACGGGTAGGCGTTCGGCACGAAGAACTGCTCGTTGATCGGCGGCCGCTTGTAGCCCTTGGCGCTGCGGCGCGGGGGCAGCTTCTGGGCCGGTGGGGTCATGTCTTCGTAGGGCACCTTGCTGAGCAGGTGCCGGATGCAGTTAAGTCGTGCCCGGCGTTTGTCGTCGGCCTCCACCGTGAACCAGGGGGCTTCGGGGATGTTGGTGTGGGCGAACATCTCATCCTTCGCCCGAGAGAACTCCAACCAGCGATCGCGCGACTGCAGATCCATCGGGCTGAGCTTCCAGCGCCGTGCCGGATCATCGATGCGGGCCTGAAAGCGTGCCTCCTGTTCAGCATCGCTTACGGAAAACCAATACTTGAGCAGCACGATCCCGGAGCGCACCAACATCCGCTCGAATTCCGGGCACGACTGCTCAAATTCCCGCAGCTCCGCTTCGCTGCAGAAGCCCATCACCCGCTCCACGCCGGCGCGGTTGTACCAGCTGCGATCAAACAGCACAATCTCCCCGCCTGACGGGAAGTGCTCCACGTAGCGCTGGAAATACCACTGACTGCGCTGCTGATCGCTCGGCGTACCGAGGGCCACCACCCGGCATCCGCGGGGATTGAGCGGTTCGGTGATGCATTTGATCGTGCCGCCCTTGCCGGCGGCATCACGGCCTTCAAACAGCACCATCAGGCGAAAGCCGGTGGCCTTCACCCAGTACTGCATCTTCACCAGCTCCACCTGCAGCCGCGCCAGCTCCTGGTCGTAGAGCTTGCGCTTCAGGCGGGGGCGGCTGGCGTCATCGCCCGTCATCGCCGCAGGTTCCCTTTGCTGGGTTTGGGTGGTTCGGCAACCAGCAACGCCCGCACCAGACGCACCAATCCAGCCACCAACAGCAGCAGCGCCGAGAGCGCCAAGGCCACCAGCACCAACACAGCCAGCAGCTGCAACACACCCATCAACAGCTGCGAGAGCCCACCGATCAGGTGGCCGATGGCGGTGCTGATCAAGAGCAGGCTGTCGAGATCGATCAGCTCGGGCAGCTGCAGCAGCAGCACGAGCAAACCCACCCCCGCCGCCATCAGCAGCATCGCTTCGAGGATGCGACGCGGCCGTGGCGGCCGGCGCCGTTTGCGGAACACGGCCCGCGGTGGATCCGGGGGCTGGCTGCGCCCCCCCCGCACCACCTGCAGCCCGCGGCGACGGCTCATGACTCGATCCGGTATCCGGCTCCCCGCATCCAACGCTCGAACTCCACCAGCACCAGCTCGTTGGGGCAATCCACGAGGCTCAGATCACCCACGCTGCAGTCGCCCTGCCCGCCGTGATGGAGCGACAGGTGGAATTGATCGCCACTGAGCCCGCACACTTCCGGATCGCTGCGCACCACCACATCGAGGCAAGCCCCAAGCCGGGTCACACGACGACGCAGTTCAGGCCAGCTCAAGTCGCTCATTGCGGTCGGGTCAAGTGTGGTGGGGAATGGGGTGGCGTCAACCGCCGCGCGTGGGAGTGCTCACCGCCGCCGGCGCACTGGCAGGTGGCTTGGGCGTAGGCAGCAGGGAGGCCAGAGCAGCCGCCACCAACAGCGCGGCAATCCCCGTGAGCGGTGCCGCCACCCGGCGGGCCAAGGGCAAACGGTGGCGCAGCTCCGAACGCCGCAGCGGAAGCGGCGCTGGCCACTCGAGGGGCACCGCGATCTGCGGATCGAGCTGCAGGCGATCGAGGCAACGCACCAGATCGCTCAGCTCCGCATCGTCGAGGGGCAGGCGCAGGGGCGGGGTATTGGGCTGGCTGCTGCGCAGCTCCAGCTCGTGGTGGCCCTCCAGCGGGCGGATGGCCACGGGCACCTCCGCTGTGCCCTGGGGCCGGGCTATGCCGCTGATCAGGCCGCGGGCATAGGGGAGCACCACATTGAGCAGAGCCTGCAGGTGATCGCGCTGGCCTTCCAGCTCGGTTTTGCCGGCCAGGGCGAGACTGAAGCCGGTGAGGATGCCGATGGTCTGGCTGCTCTGGCCGGCGGAGAGATCCGGCAACCCTTCCAGCACAAGCCGGCAGCTGGTTTGTTCGTAGCGGCTGGTGAGTTTCATCGCAGGAGGAGAGTCGTGCTGCGGATCACGCCGCTGCGTCCATCAAGCTGGCCTTCAGCCGTGCAAAACCGCCCGGGCCGGCACTGAGGGCCATGGTTTGGATCAGCTCGCGGCAGAGCTCAGGGCCTTCCTGGGGATCGAGCAGGCGCTGCACGCCGCCGCGGCGGGGATTGAAGCGCTCCTTCAGCAGCTCCTGCAGGCGGCCGCGGAACAGGGCCCAACGCTGCTCACTCAGCTGGGGCGGTTCCGCAGAGGAGAGCAAGCTGCGCAGCATCGGGTAGAGGCGATCCGCGAGCGCATTGAGGATGCGGATCAGGCCATCGGCTTCGGCTTCGCTGATGGGATCGCGGCGGGTGGTGCGCCGCAGCGGGTTGCTGCAACGGCGTTTCCAGAGTTCCACCCGGTTGGGGAACAACGCGGTGAGCCCCATCTCTTCGCTCAGCCACACCATCGCCTCACCGCCATTGAGGTCGAGCGCTTCAGCGGAGAGCAGCAACAGATCGAGCCGCTCCAGACCCCGCCGGGAGAGCGAGCGCTGGGGGGGCAGAGGAGCATCAGCCATGGCTGCGATACTGCCAGCTGCGCACCCGATCCGTCGACCATGACCACCCTTGACCTGCGTGGCCTGGTACGCGATATCCCCGACTTTCCCAAGCCGGGCATCCTGTTTCGCGACATCACGCCGCTGATGCGCAGCCCCCTGGCCTGGCAAGAAGTGATGCGCCAGATGGGAGCTGTGTGCGATCAGCTGGCCCCCGATCTGATCGTGGGCATCGAATCGCGCGGGTTCATCGTGGGCACCGCCCTGGCCACCGCCCGCAACATCGGCTTCAGCCCGGTGCGCAAGCCCGGGAAGTTGCCGGGTGAGGTGATTGGCGTGGATTACACCCTCGAATACGGCAGCGATCGGCTCGAGATCATTCCCGATGGCTTTGAACACAAGCCGCGGGTGCTGATCGTGGACGACCTGTTGGCCACCGGCGGCACCGCCGGCGCCTGCGCCGAGCTGGTGCACCGCGTGGGCGGCGAACTTTGCGGCTTTGCCTTCATCGTGGAATTGGCTGATCTGGGCGGCAAAGCCAAGCTGCCGGAGGCGGTGCCGGTGGAATCGCTGATCGTGTACTGAGGGCGCCTACGGATCCAGGGCGGCCTGCCAGCTGAGCACCTGATCAAACTGCTCCAGCGTGATCAGGCCGAAACGCCAGAGCACCACCGGCAAGGGGGCCTGCTCCTGATCGGCCTGCTTAAGCCCCAGCTGCAGAGCGTTGTCCGTTAGCCCCAGCTCCTGGCGCAGGTAGCGCAGCAACGCTGGGCTGGGGGGCGGTTGCGGCGAGCTGCTGATCACCATGGCGCGCCGCGGAACGTGCCGCCATCCTGCTCAGGGCCAGCGCAAGCGGCAAGGGCCATCGCTCATGGCGCTCAAGCTCAGGGCCCGCAGCCACGGCGCCCGCGCCAACAACGCCAACCCGAGCCGCCGCAGGGGAAGCAGCAGCGGCTGACGGTTGGAGAACAGGCGCACCAAAGCATCGGTGGCAAACAGCACCAGGGCGATATCAAGCCAGCGCCGGGCGGCGTAGCGTCCGGGCAACTGCCGCGATGGCAGCCGGCCGGCCTGCACTTGCCCCGCCAACTGCTGCAACACCGCCACATCCCGCCAGCAGAGGTTGAGGCCCTGGCCGCCCACAGGATGGGAGCGGTGCGCCGCTTCACCCACCACCACCAGGCCTCGCCGTTGCAGGGGCCAGGCCCACTCCAGCGCCACGGGGAACGCCCGCGGCTGATCCAGCAGCACCTCCGCCTGCAGCCGCTCCGGCAAAGCAGCGCTCAAAGCGTCGAGGAACGCCACCGGCTCCAGCCGCTCCAACTGCTGCAGCCGCGGCAGCGGCGCACTCCACACCAATTGGAAGGCGTCCCCCCCAAGGGGCAAAACAGCAAAGGGGCCCTCCGGGCGAAACAACTCCCAAGCCTGATCGGCTTCGGAGCCCCGCAGCCGCACCTGCACCGTGAGGCAGCCCTGGCGGTAGGGGCGATGCCAATGGCGAATCCGGGCCGCCCGGCGCCGGGGTGAGTGATGGCCATCGGCGGCCACCTCCAGATCCACAGGCAGCTCTGAGGAGCAGCCGGCGGGATCCGCCAGGCGCAGACTCACCCCACTCTCACCCTCCAGGGCTTGCAACAGCAGAGCCATCAGGGGACGGTGCTGGAGGATCCAGCCCACGGCATCTGCAGGGCTGCGACCTGGGTGCACTGGCAGGTCGGCGGCACCGAAACTCACCTGCTGCTGCAGCGCTTGATCGCAGAGCTCCAGGCGGCGAAATGGCGCCAGGTGCGCCTGGAGCGGCTGCCAGAGCCCCAACCCCTCCAGCAGTTCGGCACTGGAATGGGTGAGAGCGTAGGCACGGCTGCGATCCAGCAGGGCGGCGGCGGGCTGGGGATCACACAACACCACCTGCCAACCCGAACGGGCCAGGGCCAAAGCCGCCAGGGCGCCAGTGGGACCAGCCCCGAACACCCGGGCCCGCAGCGGGGCAGCGGTGGCGGCGGTGACGGAGCGGCGCATGAACAAAGCAACAAAAAACCGCAGCACGATTCTGTGCTGCGGTTGATTCAGACCGAAGCCTGTGGAGTGACCAGGGAATCAGCCGATGCCCAGCAGGCCGCGGGTGAACGCTTCACCACCGAGGGCGAATTCAGTGGCAAGCAGAGCGATGAAGCCGAGCATGGCCATGCGGCCATTGAGCTTCTCAGCGCGCTCGTGGAAGCCCCAGCCGTTCTCAGCTTCCACCACCTGCATGCGGGGCTCAGAAGCAAAGGCGTTCAAACGACCGCCGTCTTCCTCCGTCACGGTGGCGCCACGGATGACGGGAGTGTTGGCCTGAGTCATGGCATCCCTGCGAATGCAACAAGTGTAACGCAATGTTGCGCGATGTTGCACGCCGTAAACGCCGCCTCAGCGCAGCCGCTTCAGGCAGAGCTCCTCAAAGGCTGGCCGCAGCAGGAAGGGGTACTCCCCCACCCACAGCTTCAGCTGGGGCAGCCAGGCATCGCTGAGGGCGCCGATGCGTGAGAAGTCTTTGCGCTCACTCAGCACGAGGCAGCGCACCACCATGCCGCGGCGGATCTGCTTGTGCTTTTTGTCGTACGGGAAGCGCACGCTGCCCAGATAGCCATCTTCATCCTCAAGCTCGAGGCACAGCCAGGTGCGGCGGTTCTCGACCAACTCGAGCCGCCCCTGACGGTCGGTGGTTTCCTGACGCCCCTCCACCAGCTCCTTGGTGTAGTAGTCGGCCACCTCCCCTTCAAAGAGGGCCGCTGCGGGGTAGCGGCGCAGGGTGGCGTTCTTGCGGCCGGCCTCCACAATCGGGCCCCACAGCACATAGAGCAGAAACACGAAACCGGTCACCAGAAAGATCGGGCCGGCCTGGCTGGAGAACAGCAGCGTCTGGCTGATCAGCAGCGTGATCACACCACCGATCACCGAGATGAACAGGCGCTGCAGCAATTTCTGGGGGCTGCCGCTGCAGGCGTTGAACTGGGGGCCGGTGGCCACCGCCGGAATCAGGCGCGGCAGCTCACCGGGGCGAAGCGGGATCAGCATGGCGCCAGTGTCGAGGCCAGCCGGCTTCAGAGCAAGCGCTCGAGGCCATACACAAGCCCGCCCAGCTGGCGCACCTTGCG contains the following coding sequences:
- the ppk2 gene encoding polyphosphate kinase 2, whose protein sequence is MTGDDASRPRLKRKLYDQELARLQVELVKMQYWVKATGFRLMVLFEGRDAAGKGGTIKCITEPLNPRGCRVVALGTPSDQQRSQWYFQRYVEHFPSGGEIVLFDRSWYNRAGVERVMGFCSEAELREFEQSCPEFERMLVRSGIVLLKYWFSVSDAEQEARFQARIDDPARRWKLSPMDLQSRDRWLEFSRAKDEMFAHTNIPEAPWFTVEADDKRRARLNCIRHLLSKVPYEDMTPPAQKLPPRRSAKGYKRPPINEQFFVPNAYP
- a CDS encoding DUF4335 domain-containing protein, which produces MKLTSRYEQTSCRLVLEGLPDLSAGQSSQTIGILTGFSLALAGKTELEGQRDHLQALLNVVLPYARGLISGIARPQGTAEVPVAIRPLEGHHELELRSSQPNTPPLRLPLDDAELSDLVRCLDRLQLDPQIAVPLEWPAPLPLRRSELRHRLPLARRVAAPLTGIAALLVAAALASLLPTPKPPASAPAAVSTPTRGG
- a CDS encoding DUF3038 domain-containing protein — its product is MADAPLPPQRSLSRRGLERLDLLLLSAEALDLNGGEAMVWLSEEMGLTALFPNRVELWKRRCSNPLRRTTRRDPISEAEADGLIRILNALADRLYPMLRSLLSSAEPPQLSEQRWALFRGRLQELLKERFNPRRGGVQRLLDPQEGPELCRELIQTMALSAGPGGFARLKASLMDAAA
- a CDS encoding adenine phosphoribosyltransferase, encoding MTTLDLRGLVRDIPDFPKPGILFRDITPLMRSPLAWQEVMRQMGAVCDQLAPDLIVGIESRGFIVGTALATARNIGFSPVRKPGKLPGEVIGVDYTLEYGSDRLEIIPDGFEHKPRVLIVDDLLATGGTAGACAELVHRVGGELCGFAFIVELADLGGKAKLPEAVPVESLIVY
- a CDS encoding DUF2949 domain-containing protein, coding for MVISSSPQPPPSPALLRYLRQELGLTDNALQLGLKQADQEQAPLPVVLWRFGLITLEQFDQVLSWQAALDP
- a CDS encoding FAD-dependent monooxygenase, yielding MRRSVTAATAAPLRARVFGAGPTGALAALALARSGWQVVLCDPQPAAALLDRSRAYALTHSSAELLEGLGLWQPLQAHLAPFRRLELCDQALQQQVSFGAADLPVHPGRSPADAVGWILQHRPLMALLLQALEGESGVSLRLADPAGCSSELPVDLEVAADGHHSPRRRAARIRHWHRPYRQGCLTVQVRLRGSEADQAWELFRPEGPFAVLPLGGDAFQLVWSAPLPRLQQLERLEPVAFLDALSAALPERLQAEVLLDQPRAFPVALEWAWPLQRRGLVVVGEAAHRSHPVGGQGLNLCWRDVAVLQQLAGQVQAGRLPSRQLPGRYAARRWLDIALVLFATDALVRLFSNRQPLLLPLRRLGLALLARAPWLRALSLSAMSDGPCRLRWP
- a CDS encoding high light inducible protein, coding for MTQANTPVIRGATVTEEDGGRLNAFASEPRMQVVEAENGWGFHERAEKLNGRMAMLGFIALLATEFALGGEAFTRGLLGIG